In Desulfomicrobium apsheronum, a single window of DNA contains:
- a CDS encoding LuxR C-terminal-related transcriptional regulator, which yields MNNSTASKKDNRRGIERFSMSIPSKVSSIMHDYSDQELATTNISAGGVFFETGQTYPAGTAVTLNISLDFGGMKAGQPQARFRVEGTVVRSEKSGMAIAFDPTKVTSIRVNTGKKPGQAGPAMLGIVGEDPLLNDLLAARLSQETGVSCSHSPSLPKILETARPDLTLLDCTGMSMEELLQAANGEDSPFMSTSVALFNVPEDRSLELEAINSGIRGIFYRNSPFRLMVKGVSAMLENELWFSREAMSAFLLGKQNRPAELIAPEDGQAELSQREQEILLMLAAGATNKDIAQKLFLSLNTVKSHIYNIYKKIDVPNRLQASLWAARHLGARENP from the coding sequence ATGAACAACAGTACGGCGTCTAAAAAGGATAATCGACGCGGAATTGAACGTTTTTCCATGAGCATCCCCTCGAAAGTGAGCTCGATCATGCATGATTATTCGGACCAGGAGCTGGCGACGACAAACATTTCCGCCGGCGGGGTCTTTTTTGAAACCGGGCAGACATATCCCGCCGGCACGGCAGTGACACTCAACATCTCCCTTGATTTCGGCGGCATGAAAGCAGGCCAGCCGCAAGCCAGATTTCGGGTCGAGGGAACAGTGGTGCGCTCGGAAAAGAGCGGCATGGCCATCGCCTTCGATCCTACCAAAGTCACCTCCATTCGCGTCAACACCGGCAAAAAACCCGGCCAGGCAGGACCGGCCATGCTCGGAATCGTCGGAGAAGATCCGCTCCTGAACGACCTTCTGGCAGCCAGACTCAGCCAGGAAACCGGCGTAAGCTGCAGCCACTCCCCCTCGCTGCCCAAAATTCTTGAAACCGCCCGGCCCGACCTGACCCTCCTCGATTGCACCGGCATGTCCATGGAAGAACTCCTGCAGGCGGCAAACGGCGAGGACTCACCGTTCATGTCCACGTCCGTGGCCCTCTTCAACGTCCCCGAAGACCGCTCCCTCGAACTTGAAGCCATCAATTCCGGCATTCGCGGCATTTTTTACCGCAACTCCCCGTTCAGGCTCATGGTCAAAGGCGTGAGCGCCATGCTCGAAAACGAGCTCTGGTTCTCCCGCGAGGCCATGTCCGCGTTTCTGCTCGGCAAGCAGAACCGCCCCGCCGAATTGATCGCCCCAGAAGACGGACAGGCGGAACTGAGCCAGCGAGAACAGGAAATTCTGCTCATGCTCGCCGCCGGCGCGACCAACAAGGATATCGCGCAAAAGCTTTTCCTGAGCCTCAACACCGTCAAATCGCACATCTACAACATCTACAAGAAAATCGACGTGCCCAACCGTCTGCAAGCCTCGCTGTGGGCGGCCAGACACCTTGGAGCAAGAGAAAATCCTTGA
- a CDS encoding DUF4416 family protein yields the protein MSIPASPLPGRAFLSVLSARRDEVWPELRPCLEEIMGRIDYESQPIPFNRTSYYDSELGTPIFRYILSFERPLPLDGLAEIKLGTNRLETRWAHDGRRLFNLDPGYVTQERLVLATGKNFTHRVYLSSGIWADLTLIFQQGDWCDLPWTFPDYAAPEVKKHLTRIRDMYRESLKHLTSSEDMPCPRV from the coding sequence ATGAGCATCCCGGCGTCGCCCCTTCCGGGCCGCGCCTTCCTGTCCGTGCTGAGCGCCCGCCGTGACGAGGTCTGGCCGGAGCTTCGCCCCTGCCTTGAAGAGATCATGGGCCGCATCGATTACGAGTCGCAGCCCATCCCCTTCAACCGGACCAGCTATTACGATTCGGAGCTGGGAACGCCCATTTTCCGTTACATCCTGTCCTTTGAACGCCCCCTGCCCCTCGACGGTCTGGCCGAGATCAAGCTGGGCACCAACAGGCTGGAGACTCGATGGGCTCATGACGGCAGGAGGCTTTTCAACCTCGACCCGGGCTACGTCACCCAGGAACGTCTGGTCCTGGCCACGGGCAAGAATTTCACGCACCGGGTGTACCTGTCATCGGGAATCTGGGCCGATCTGACTCTCATCTTTCAACAGGGAGACTGGTGTGACCTCCCCTGGACCTTCCCGGACTACGCCGCGCCCGAGGTCAAGAAGCACCTGACCCGCATCCGGGACATGTACAGGGAATCCCTCAAGCATTTAACATCATCAGAGGATATGCCATGCCCAAGAGTATGA
- the mnmA gene encoding tRNA 2-thiouridine(34) synthase MnmA: MHKTAIALSGGADSLMSLLLLRETGAEVMGVHARFLGADDEALHERLRGLCATLSVPFHLVDLRREFEELVIAPFVRAYQSGLTPNPCATCNPAIKFGLLLDRARELGADRLATGHYARLLHTTQGPALYRGLDADKDQSYFLSRVPRERFAHVLFPLSGWTKNAVRLALAERGMEPPAGRESQEVCFISADYRDFLRERNVRLGGPGPIALADGTVLGRHAGLWNHTLGQRKGLGIAYSEPLYVTGKDFARNRLLVGPKAEAMSSGCRTDIPNLLLPPELWPHEVLVQTIYRQRPEPAHVTVDQSGMTIAFPGPRAIPTPGQVAAVYSPEGQVLAGGVIQEAIHAA; this comes from the coding sequence ATGCACAAAACTGCGATCGCACTGAGCGGAGGGGCCGATTCCCTCATGAGCCTGCTTCTGCTCCGGGAAACCGGGGCCGAGGTCATGGGCGTGCACGCCCGTTTTCTGGGCGCGGACGACGAAGCCCTGCACGAACGGCTGCGCGGTCTGTGCGCCACCCTTTCCGTGCCCTTTCATCTGGTGGACCTGCGGCGTGAATTCGAGGAACTGGTCATCGCCCCTTTTGTACGCGCCTATCAGTCCGGGCTGACCCCCAACCCCTGCGCGACCTGCAATCCGGCCATAAAATTCGGCCTGCTGCTGGACAGGGCGCGGGAACTGGGCGCGGATCGGCTGGCCACGGGCCACTATGCCCGCCTGCTGCACACCACGCAGGGTCCGGCCCTGTACAGAGGGCTCGATGCGGACAAGGATCAGAGCTATTTTCTGTCCCGGGTGCCCCGGGAACGATTCGCACATGTCCTCTTTCCCCTGTCCGGCTGGACCAAGAACGCCGTGCGTCTGGCCCTGGCCGAGCGCGGCATGGAGCCCCCAGCCGGACGCGAAAGCCAGGAGGTGTGCTTCATTTCCGCCGATTACAGGGACTTTCTGCGGGAAAGAAACGTCCGGCTCGGCGGGCCCGGTCCCATCGCACTGGCCGACGGCACGGTCCTGGGGCGCCACGCGGGCCTTTGGAACCACACCCTCGGGCAACGCAAGGGCCTCGGCATCGCCTACAGCGAGCCCCTCTACGTGACGGGCAAGGACTTCGCGCGCAACCGACTCCTCGTCGGCCCCAAAGCAGAAGCCATGTCGTCCGGCTGTCGCACGGACATCCCCAACCTGCTCCTGCCGCCCGAACTCTGGCCCCATGAGGTTCTCGTGCAGACCATCTACCGCCAGCGCCCCGAACCGGCGCACGTGACCGTGGATCAATCGGGCATGACCATCGCCTTCCCCGGGCCGCGGGCCATTCCCACCCCCGGACAGGTGGCTGCCGTGTATTCGCCGGAAGGACAGGTCCTGGCCGGCGGCGTGATCCAGGAGGCAATCCATGCGGCGTGA
- a CDS encoding DUF370 domain-containing protein: MEKKKLLNIGFGNAVVMNRVVAIVGPTSSPMRRLREEAKQAGRLIDATQGRKTRSLIITDSNHCILSAIQPETISQRFTAGGSDE; the protein is encoded by the coding sequence GTGGAAAAGAAAAAACTCCTGAACATCGGCTTCGGCAACGCCGTGGTCATGAACCGGGTGGTGGCCATCGTCGGCCCGACCTCCTCCCCCATGCGACGCCTGCGGGAGGAGGCCAAACAGGCCGGACGGCTCATCGACGCGACGCAGGGCCGCAAAACCCGCTCGCTGATCATCACCGATTCGAACCACTGCATCCTGTCCGCCATCCAGCCCGAAACAATCAGTCAACGCTTCACCGCTGGAGGCAGTGATGAATAG
- the gmk gene encoding guanylate kinase gives MNSTSTHPPQTNVGMMLVISAPSGTGKSTLIRRLTAEFSAFTFSVSCTTRAPRPGEVDGREYHFLTREEFELRRDENFFAEWAEVHGNLYGTPRQTTMDLLANGRDVIFDIDVQGARQIKNNMGQGCYVFVFPPSREALEARLNGRGTDSEATIIRRLAAARDEIADSRWFDHWIVNDNLNLAYEQLRAIYVAEKTKPAYQESWQAALIRQWGIS, from the coding sequence ATGAATAGCACAAGCACCCATCCCCCACAAACCAACGTGGGCATGATGCTCGTCATCAGCGCCCCTTCGGGCACGGGAAAAAGCACCCTCATCCGGCGCCTGACCGCTGAATTCAGCGCCTTCACCTTTTCCGTGTCCTGCACCACCCGCGCCCCCCGCCCGGGCGAGGTCGACGGCCGGGAATATCATTTCCTGACCCGCGAGGAGTTCGAACTCCGCCGGGACGAGAACTTTTTCGCCGAATGGGCCGAAGTCCACGGCAACCTCTACGGCACCCCGAGGCAGACCACCATGGACCTGCTGGCCAACGGACGCGACGTCATCTTCGACATCGACGTGCAGGGCGCGCGCCAGATCAAGAACAACATGGGGCAGGGCTGCTACGTGTTCGTCTTCCCACCGTCACGCGAAGCTCTGGAGGCGCGCCTGAACGGGCGGGGCACGGACAGCGAGGCCACCATCATCCGCCGCCTGGCCGCCGCCCGGGACGAAATCGCGGACAGCCGGTGGTTCGACCACTGGATCGTGAACGACAATCTGAACCTGGCTTACGAGCAACTGCGCGCCATCTATGTGGCCGAGAAAACCAAACCGGCCTACCAGGAATCGTGGCAAGCCGCCCTGATCCGTCAATGGGGGATCTCATGA
- the pyrF gene encoding orotidine-5'-phosphate decarboxylase: protein MKTSPALVVALDFPETAQALSLASRLQGVVPWVKVGLELYLSAGQELIAQLKDMGFQVFLDLKFMDIPNTVQAATAQATRMGADMLTIHALGGRAMCEAAAAGRDQGLAPGQAPPSILAVTLLTSLGPKDLAWNPDATDENLRDLTVHLARSAQNWKLDGVVCSGREVRVIRQACGAYFQLLTPGIRLPDADSGDQSRVCTPAQAALDGSDYLVVGRPITRSDNPVQAARDYLKTIT, encoded by the coding sequence ATGAAAACCTCACCGGCCCTGGTCGTGGCCCTGGATTTTCCCGAGACGGCCCAGGCCCTGTCCCTGGCTTCCCGCCTGCAAGGCGTCGTGCCATGGGTCAAGGTCGGCCTGGAACTGTACCTGAGTGCAGGGCAGGAACTGATCGCCCAGCTCAAGGATATGGGATTTCAGGTTTTTCTCGATCTCAAGTTCATGGACATCCCCAACACCGTGCAGGCGGCCACGGCCCAGGCCACGCGCATGGGCGCGGACATGCTGACCATCCACGCACTTGGCGGACGCGCCATGTGCGAAGCAGCGGCGGCAGGCCGGGACCAAGGCCTTGCGCCAGGACAGGCACCGCCCAGCATCCTGGCCGTGACGCTCTTGACCAGCCTTGGGCCAAAAGATCTGGCCTGGAACCCGGACGCCACCGATGAGAATCTGCGTGATCTGACCGTTCACCTGGCGCGAAGCGCCCAAAACTGGAAACTCGACGGCGTGGTCTGTTCAGGCAGGGAAGTTCGTGTTATACGTCAGGCATGTGGAGCATATTTTCAGCTTCTCACTCCCGGAATTCGCCTGCCCGACGCCGACTCCGGAGATCAGTCCCGTGTCTGCACGCCGGCTCAGGCAGCCCTTGACGGCAGCGACTACCTTGTCGTCGGCCGACCGATCACCCGGTCGGACAACCCTGTGCAGGCGGCTCGGGACTATTTGAAGACAATAACATAA
- the gatA gene encoding Asp-tRNA(Asn)/Glu-tRNA(Gln) amidotransferase subunit GatA, with protein MSQIFHHSLTEVRDLLRAGEVTAQEATASCLERIAATEPRLEALLHVSGEEALSQAEAMDKKGPDAARPLWGVPVIIKDVLATVGMPTTCGSKILENFVPVYDADCVTRLKDAGAIILGKANMDEFAMGSSTENSAFKVTKNPWDTARVPGGSSGGSAASVAAGQCFASIGTDTGGSIRQPASFCGIVGLKPSYGRVSRRGLIAYGSSLDQAGPMTRTVADAAEILQVIAGHDPKDSTSVNAPVPNYLEALSRGESLKGLRLGLPEQYWGEGLSAEVDAACRSAVELANALGAEIVPVSLPHTEYAIATYYILAMAEASSNLARFDGVRYGRRSSQTQDLATMYTRSRSEGFGEEVMRRIMLGTYVLSAGYYDAYYRKAAQVRRLIRQDFLNALGQCDLICGPACPTTAFAIGENTSDPLQMYLTDIFTISLNLSGLPGLSLPVGLGKDTGMPVGLQLFAGNMEEASLLRAAQTLETHLPKLPEPPLA; from the coding sequence ATGTCACAGATTTTCCATCATTCCCTGACCGAGGTCCGCGATCTCCTGCGCGCAGGTGAAGTCACCGCCCAGGAGGCGACCGCCTCCTGCCTGGAGCGCATCGCCGCGACCGAGCCACGGCTTGAAGCCCTCCTGCACGTCTCCGGGGAAGAAGCCCTGAGCCAGGCCGAGGCCATGGACAAAAAGGGACCGGACGCAGCCAGACCCCTGTGGGGAGTGCCCGTCATCATAAAGGATGTCCTGGCTACCGTGGGCATGCCCACGACCTGCGGCTCCAAAATTCTCGAGAACTTCGTTCCGGTCTACGACGCCGACTGCGTGACCAGACTTAAAGACGCCGGGGCCATCATCCTGGGCAAGGCCAACATGGACGAATTCGCCATGGGCTCGTCCACGGAGAATTCCGCCTTCAAGGTCACCAAGAATCCCTGGGACACGGCGCGGGTTCCTGGCGGCTCCAGCGGCGGCTCTGCGGCCAGCGTGGCGGCCGGACAGTGTTTCGCCTCCATCGGCACGGACACGGGCGGCTCCATCCGCCAGCCCGCCAGCTTCTGTGGCATCGTGGGGCTGAAGCCCAGCTACGGCCGTGTTTCCCGCCGGGGCCTCATCGCCTACGGCTCCTCCCTGGACCAGGCCGGTCCCATGACCCGCACCGTGGCCGATGCGGCGGAAATCCTGCAGGTCATCGCCGGTCACGATCCCAAGGATTCGACCAGCGTCAACGCGCCGGTGCCCAATTATCTCGAAGCCCTGAGCCGGGGCGAATCCCTGAAGGGCCTGCGCCTGGGTTTGCCCGAGCAGTACTGGGGCGAAGGCCTCTCGGCCGAGGTGGACGCGGCCTGCCGAAGCGCCGTCGAACTTGCCAACGCCCTGGGCGCCGAGATAGTGCCCGTGTCGCTGCCGCACACCGAATACGCCATCGCCACCTACTACATCCTGGCCATGGCCGAAGCCAGCTCCAACCTGGCCCGCTTCGACGGGGTGCGCTACGGCCGCCGCAGCAGCCAGACCCAGGACCTTGCGACCATGTACACCCGCTCCCGCTCCGAAGGCTTCGGGGAAGAGGTCATGCGCCGCATCATGCTCGGCACCTACGTGCTCTCGGCCGGATACTACGACGCCTACTACAGGAAGGCAGCCCAGGTCCGGCGCCTGATCCGCCAGGATTTCCTGAACGCCCTCGGCCAGTGCGACCTGATCTGCGGTCCGGCCTGCCCGACCACGGCCTTCGCCATCGGAGAAAACACCTCCGATCCGCTGCAGATGTACCTGACGGACATCTTCACCATCTCCCTGAACCTGAGCGGATTGCCGGGGCTCTCCCTGCCCGTCGGGCTCGGGAAGGACACCGGCATGCCGGTCGGCCTGCAACTCTTCGCTGGCAACATGGAAGAAGCCAGCCTCTTGCGCGCAGCCCAGACTCTGGAAACGCATCTGCCAAAGCTGCCCGAACCGCCACTTGCTTAA
- a CDS encoding MiaB/RimO family radical SAM methylthiotransferase → MRREPGQLFFLTTQGCKVNQYESQAIREALVTDGLMETHDPALADIVLINSCAVTERAVLDLAKLVRSLASANPKPWIVVMGCAVEADRERILAMDAVDEIIAQKDKTRLGSPDQPQAPFPALAISGYNRARGVIKVQDGCSHGCTYCIIPTTRGRSVSRPSEEIISEASRLLDSGIREISLCGINLRHYGRDLPAKEDFWDLLAAVDQALSPRWAGRARLRLGSLEPGDLNAKALSTLAQSRLMTPHLHISLQSGSPEVLRRMGRGHYGPEQIFDFLQDLSEIWPVFGLGADLIAGFPGETQAHADETMDVVQRLPLSYAHVFPYSERPGTPAVLFKGSVPGHIRRERAKTLRQAVARKRADFLLELLKLPAMDVALEDGGTGMNEFYVECSVSDAPSRARELLRVVPTGLTSSGLTAKLAQEQREGA, encoded by the coding sequence ATGCGGCGTGAACCCGGACAGCTATTTTTTCTGACCACCCAGGGATGCAAGGTCAATCAGTACGAATCCCAGGCCATCCGCGAAGCTCTTGTCACGGACGGACTGATGGAAACCCACGACCCGGCCCTGGCCGACATCGTGCTCATCAACAGCTGCGCCGTGACCGAACGCGCAGTGCTCGATCTGGCCAAGCTGGTCCGGAGCCTCGCCTCGGCCAATCCCAAGCCGTGGATTGTCGTTATGGGCTGCGCCGTTGAGGCCGACCGGGAACGCATCCTGGCCATGGACGCCGTCGACGAGATCATCGCCCAGAAAGACAAAACCCGCCTTGGCAGCCCGGACCAGCCTCAAGCCCCCTTTCCCGCACTGGCCATCTCCGGCTACAACCGCGCCCGGGGCGTAATCAAAGTCCAGGACGGCTGCTCCCACGGCTGCACCTATTGCATCATCCCCACCACGCGCGGACGCTCCGTCAGCCGCCCTTCCGAAGAGATCATAAGCGAAGCGTCGCGCCTGCTTGACTCCGGCATCCGCGAAATATCCCTGTGCGGCATCAACCTGCGCCACTACGGCCGGGATCTGCCCGCAAAAGAGGATTTCTGGGATCTTCTGGCTGCGGTGGACCAGGCCCTGTCCCCCCGCTGGGCAGGCCGGGCCCGGCTGCGGCTTGGTTCCCTGGAACCGGGCGACCTGAACGCCAAGGCGCTCTCCACCCTGGCGCAAAGCCGCCTCATGACTCCGCACCTGCACATCTCCCTGCAGAGCGGCAGCCCGGAAGTGCTGCGGCGCATGGGCAGGGGGCACTACGGACCGGAACAGATATTCGATTTTCTGCAAGACCTGAGCGAGATCTGGCCGGTCTTCGGCCTGGGCGCGGACCTCATCGCGGGCTTTCCCGGCGAAACGCAGGCGCACGCGGACGAAACCATGGATGTCGTGCAGCGTTTGCCCCTCTCCTACGCTCACGTCTTCCCCTATTCCGAGCGCCCGGGCACCCCGGCCGTGCTCTTCAAGGGCTCCGTGCCCGGCCACATCCGCCGGGAAAGAGCCAAGACCCTACGCCAGGCGGTGGCCCGCAAACGCGCTGATTTTCTGCTCGAACTGCTCAAACTCCCGGCCATGGACGTGGCCCTGGAAGACGGCGGCACGGGCATGAACGAATTCTACGTCGAGTGCTCGGTCAGCGACGCCCCCTCCCGGGCCCGGGAGCTTTTGCGCGTAGTCCCTACGGGATTGACCTCTTCGGGACTAACAGCCAAGCTTGCCCAAGAGCAACGGGAGGGCGCATGA
- a CDS encoding YicC/YloC family endoribonuclease: MPKSMTGYGRASAQEEGWNLSWEIRSLNNRHLDLKWKIPPTLYAHQKTWENEVRTIANRGGVELFLGLKINNPELQSLSLDRTMAASMLQELKRLAASMEVPHTPDLNRLLNIPSLWKDSGSIDNPQLIESLTETLKKALEDWDETRVREGLALEEDLRVRFARLTVLVEEIRVLAAQTAPERFALLQERVAKLLLDSGAQIDPDRMLQELATISDRVDVSEELTRLEIHLKGIDGYFNQTEPVGRKLDFMVQECFREINTCGNKSQNTSISQLVVTFKAELEKCREQIQNLE, translated from the coding sequence ATGCCCAAGAGTATGACCGGCTACGGCCGTGCCAGCGCCCAGGAAGAAGGTTGGAACCTGTCCTGGGAAATCCGCAGTCTCAACAACCGCCACCTGGACCTGAAATGGAAGATTCCACCGACCCTCTACGCCCACCAGAAAACCTGGGAGAACGAGGTTCGCACCATTGCCAACCGTGGCGGAGTGGAGCTTTTTCTCGGACTCAAGATCAACAATCCCGAGTTGCAGTCCTTAAGCCTGGACAGGACCATGGCGGCCTCCATGCTGCAGGAGCTTAAGCGCCTGGCCGCATCGATGGAGGTCCCGCATACACCGGACCTGAACCGACTGCTGAACATCCCCTCCCTCTGGAAGGACTCCGGCAGCATCGACAACCCGCAACTCATTGAAAGCCTCACCGAGACCCTGAAGAAGGCCCTGGAAGACTGGGACGAAACGCGGGTCCGGGAAGGGCTTGCTCTGGAGGAGGATCTGCGAGTGCGCTTTGCGCGCCTGACCGTGCTGGTGGAGGAAATCCGGGTCCTCGCGGCCCAGACCGCGCCGGAACGATTTGCCCTGCTGCAGGAACGGGTCGCCAAGCTGCTCCTCGACAGCGGTGCCCAGATAGATCCGGACCGCATGCTGCAGGAACTGGCCACCATCTCCGACCGGGTCGATGTGTCCGAGGAGCTGACGCGTCTTGAGATTCATCTCAAGGGCATCGACGGATACTTCAACCAGACCGAACCCGTGGGCCGCAAACTCGATTTCATGGTCCAGGAGTGCTTCCGCGAGATCAACACCTGCGGCAACAAGAGCCAGAACACGAGCATCAGCCAGCTGGTGGTGACCTTCAAGGCCGAACTCGAAAAATGCAGAGAGCAGATCCAGAATCTGGAGTAG
- a CDS encoding tetratricopeptide repeat protein, producing the protein MSETENQRARIKGVFSSEKIAKVGAGATVRKTTQTMYWFAEEDDQGVITIQPLNPNYVPSGPKQEIPKEEFLEQYSPEPEFYSSKVYPSIRKLNQTIAKAERFRVNGETYSAEYEFGNALRVDEENIRANFGLGLTYLDRGETGKADNIFQRLIKMEATFEAEHKHLFNDFGISLRKNEMYEQATEYYSKALELSPADENLHYNMARACFAKADIQKTIEHLRTALRLNNNLEIAKKFLEYLKKNNLLPQDISAAEVKVSD; encoded by the coding sequence ATGTCGGAAACCGAGAATCAACGCGCACGGATCAAGGGGGTTTTTTCCTCCGAAAAAATTGCCAAGGTCGGTGCGGGTGCGACCGTCCGCAAAACCACGCAAACCATGTACTGGTTTGCCGAGGAAGATGACCAGGGCGTGATCACCATTCAGCCTCTGAATCCGAACTACGTCCCCTCGGGTCCCAAGCAGGAAATCCCGAAAGAAGAATTCCTTGAGCAGTACTCACCCGAACCCGAGTTCTATTCAAGCAAGGTTTATCCAAGCATCCGCAAACTCAATCAGACCATCGCCAAAGCCGAACGGTTCCGGGTCAACGGCGAGACCTACAGCGCGGAATACGAATTCGGCAACGCCCTGCGCGTCGATGAAGAAAACATCAGGGCCAATTTCGGTCTGGGCCTGACCTATCTGGACCGGGGAGAAACGGGCAAGGCCGACAACATCTTCCAGCGTCTGATCAAGATGGAGGCGACCTTCGAGGCCGAGCACAAACATCTCTTCAATGATTTCGGCATCAGCCTGCGCAAAAATGAAATGTACGAACAGGCCACGGAGTACTATTCCAAAGCGCTGGAACTTTCCCCGGCCGACGAGAACCTGCATTACAACATGGCCCGGGCCTGCTTCGCCAAGGCCGACATCCAAAAAACCATCGAACATCTGCGCACGGCCCTGCGCCTCAATAATAATTTGGAAATTGCCAAGAAATTCCTAGAGTATCTCAAGAAAAACAATCTGTTGCCGCAAGACATCTCCGCCGCGGAAGTAAAAGTATCGGACTAA